Proteins found in one Gordonia sp. PDNC005 genomic segment:
- a CDS encoding TetR/AcrR family transcriptional regulator, producing the protein MSRPLRTRQRTRVRQDIQSAAWRLFGEAGYSSVTTKQIADAAGVSESTYFRHVTNKDDLLLYPLEASSAAIVSTFAAQPTDVGVLRALADAIVERTEASSDEELELWRTALAGAPELRDRVTLIRDDDGRELVQLAAERMGVSGDSLEAGVRVHAVLAAAAYAYRRWFDGDSRELKTLIRDATDIVVSS; encoded by the coding sequence ATGAGCCGTCCCCTGCGCACCCGCCAACGCACACGTGTCCGACAAGACATTCAGTCGGCCGCGTGGCGCCTGTTCGGCGAAGCGGGATACTCGTCGGTCACGACAAAGCAGATCGCCGATGCGGCGGGCGTCTCCGAGAGCACCTATTTCCGGCACGTGACCAATAAGGACGACCTGCTGCTCTACCCGCTCGAAGCGAGCAGCGCTGCGATCGTCTCCACGTTCGCCGCACAGCCGACCGACGTCGGAGTGCTCCGTGCGCTCGCCGATGCGATCGTCGAGCGCACCGAGGCGTCATCGGACGAGGAACTGGAACTGTGGCGGACCGCATTGGCCGGGGCCCCCGAACTCCGTGACCGCGTCACCCTGATCCGAGACGACGACGGCCGCGAGCTGGTGCAGCTCGCGGCCGAACGGATGGGCGTCTCCGGGGATTCGCTCGAGGCGGGCGTACGAGTGCACGCCGTCCTCGCGGCGGCCGCCTACGCGTACCGCCGGTGGTTCGACGGCGACTCTCGAGAGCTCAAGACCCTCATCAGAGACGCCACCGACATCGTGGTCAGCTCCTAG
- the kstD gene encoding 3-oxosteroid 1-dehydrogenase, which produces MKETVRTVSVSGAAGLPAEVDVVVVGSGAAGMSAAITAAAAGLKVVIVEKSQRWGGTTSRSGGGVWIPGNEVLAAKGPADSTSDARTYLHSLVGDDVPAELIDAYLEHGPETIAFLNRNSALDLEWVRGYSDYFPEAPGGRASGRSCEPKPFDVRTIGDDFTTMEPFYTPTPLNVVVKQSDYRWLSTGLRRWRGPVRMMAVGARTFAAKARGRRLVGLGNALVASLMVGLQRHGVPIHLGVALSGLITDAEGAVLGARVTGSDGEHEVIARRGVILACGGFDHDPALRAQHHRAPAGPDLSLGVVTNSGDGLRAATAVGADTALLDDAWWAPSIPLPRGPWFALAERSLPRSIIVNKRGERFMNESLPYVEATHAMFGGEHGVGPGAAENLPAWLVFDQTYRNRYLFAGKPARSPLPKKWFDSGALVKADTVAELAERLGLSEGALTATVDRFNGFARDGVDSDFHRGESAYDHYYGDTSNKPNPSLGEISTGPFYAAAIVPADLGTKGGVRIDVRARVLRDDDSVIDGLYAAGNVAAPVMGHTYAGPGATIGPAMVFGRVAALDAASR; this is translated from the coding sequence ATGAAAGAAACTGTCAGAACGGTGTCGGTGTCGGGTGCGGCGGGCCTCCCCGCGGAAGTCGACGTTGTCGTCGTCGGATCGGGCGCCGCCGGGATGTCGGCCGCGATCACCGCGGCCGCGGCTGGGCTCAAAGTGGTGATCGTCGAGAAGTCGCAGCGCTGGGGCGGCACCACGTCGCGCTCCGGCGGCGGTGTCTGGATTCCCGGGAACGAAGTGCTCGCCGCGAAGGGCCCCGCCGATTCCACGAGCGACGCCCGGACATATCTTCATTCGCTCGTCGGCGACGACGTCCCGGCCGAATTGATCGATGCGTACCTGGAACACGGGCCTGAGACGATCGCGTTCCTCAACCGGAACAGCGCCCTCGATCTGGAGTGGGTCCGCGGCTACAGCGACTACTTCCCGGAGGCTCCGGGAGGCCGCGCGTCGGGGCGCTCGTGTGAGCCGAAACCGTTCGACGTGCGCACGATCGGCGACGACTTCACGACGATGGAGCCGTTCTACACGCCGACCCCGCTGAATGTCGTCGTCAAACAGTCGGACTATCGCTGGCTCAGCACCGGGCTGCGGCGGTGGCGGGGCCCGGTCCGGATGATGGCAGTGGGCGCGCGCACCTTCGCCGCGAAGGCCCGCGGGCGCAGACTCGTCGGACTGGGCAACGCACTGGTCGCCTCACTGATGGTCGGCCTGCAACGCCATGGCGTGCCGATTCACCTCGGGGTTGCGCTCAGCGGTCTGATCACCGACGCCGAGGGCGCCGTCCTCGGAGCCCGAGTGACTGGCTCCGACGGTGAACACGAGGTGATCGCGCGACGCGGAGTGATCCTGGCCTGCGGCGGCTTCGATCACGATCCCGCACTGCGGGCACAGCATCACCGCGCGCCCGCCGGTCCGGACCTCTCGCTCGGTGTGGTCACGAACTCGGGCGACGGGCTCCGTGCTGCCACCGCGGTCGGCGCGGACACCGCCTTGCTCGATGACGCGTGGTGGGCGCCGTCGATCCCGCTGCCACGCGGGCCGTGGTTCGCGCTGGCCGAGCGCTCGCTGCCGCGGAGCATCATCGTGAACAAGCGGGGCGAGCGGTTCATGAACGAGTCGCTCCCGTACGTCGAGGCCACTCACGCGATGTTCGGCGGTGAGCACGGTGTGGGTCCGGGTGCAGCGGAGAACCTGCCCGCGTGGCTCGTCTTCGATCAGACGTACCGCAACCGCTATCTGTTCGCGGGCAAGCCGGCCCGCAGCCCGTTGCCGAAGAAGTGGTTCGACTCGGGGGCGCTCGTCAAGGCGGACACCGTTGCCGAACTCGCGGAGCGACTCGGGCTGTCCGAGGGCGCGCTGACGGCGACCGTCGACAGGTTCAACGGGTTCGCGCGCGACGGCGTCGACTCCGACTTCCACCGAGGGGAGTCGGCGTATGACCACTACTACGGCGACACGTCCAACAAACCCAACCCGAGCCTCGGGGAGATCTCCACTGGCCCCTTTTATGCTGCGGCGATAGTCCCGGCCGACCTCGGCACCAAGGGCGGCGTCCGGATCGACGTCCGTGCACGTGTGCTGCGCGACGACGACTCGGTGATCGACGGCCTCTATGCGGCGGGCAACGTCGCCGCGCCGGTCATGGGCCACACCTACGCCGGTCCGGGCGCGACTATCGGTCCCGCGATGGTGTTCGGGCGTGTCGCCGCGCTGGACGCAGCATCACGCTGA
- the mycP gene encoding type VII secretion-associated serine protease mycosin, which yields MRATVITASLLLISFASAPGIAIGAPPSPTEQFARCARPTAERFTGTPPGHTLLDLASAHRFSRGAGVKVAVIDTGVTPHPRLPGLTGGGDYVSSGDGLDDCDLHGTLVAGIIAARPSPADDYIGVAPEATIISIRQSSGAYRAKSSDRDAAAVGAGYGPLETLAAAIRRAVDLGADVVNISETACVPAAQAAGDGAVRDALRDAVVRDVVVVAAAGNLSDGTQCREQNPDVVGLPVVTVATPARLSPLVLTVGATQASDGRAAPFTLRGPWVSVAAPGADVVGLAPTGPITALAGPTGESGLAGTSYAAPYVSGTAALIRSRFPDLTAAEVIHRIVATAHGGGADTAVGRGVIDPVAALTAQSPPARPSSTSRRIAAPAPVEDGDSGLRRVALTAGLAAATVALSVMLRPARRHARTPSRDR from the coding sequence GTGCGCGCGACGGTGATCACGGCGTCGCTCCTGCTGATCTCGTTCGCCTCTGCGCCGGGGATCGCCATTGGAGCCCCGCCGAGCCCGACCGAACAGTTCGCGCGGTGCGCCCGCCCGACGGCCGAACGATTCACCGGCACGCCGCCCGGTCACACCCTGCTCGATCTGGCTTCCGCCCACCGGTTCAGTCGAGGCGCGGGTGTCAAGGTGGCGGTGATCGACACCGGCGTCACCCCGCACCCCCGACTCCCCGGGCTGACCGGCGGAGGCGACTACGTGAGTTCTGGCGACGGCCTCGACGACTGCGATCTCCACGGCACTCTGGTCGCCGGGATCATCGCGGCCCGCCCGTCACCCGCCGACGACTACATCGGGGTGGCGCCGGAGGCGACGATCATCTCGATCCGGCAGTCGAGCGGCGCGTACCGTGCGAAGTCGTCCGACCGGGACGCTGCGGCCGTGGGTGCGGGCTACGGACCGCTGGAGACTCTCGCCGCGGCGATCCGACGCGCGGTCGACCTCGGCGCCGACGTCGTCAACATCTCGGAGACTGCGTGCGTTCCGGCAGCGCAGGCGGCAGGGGACGGTGCTGTCCGTGATGCGCTCCGTGACGCCGTCGTCCGCGACGTCGTCGTGGTGGCGGCTGCGGGCAATCTCTCCGACGGCACACAGTGCCGCGAGCAGAATCCCGACGTCGTAGGCCTTCCGGTGGTCACGGTCGCCACGCCGGCGCGACTGTCGCCCCTGGTGCTCACTGTCGGCGCGACGCAGGCGTCCGACGGGAGGGCCGCACCGTTCACTCTGCGCGGGCCGTGGGTGTCGGTCGCGGCGCCGGGAGCGGATGTGGTCGGTCTCGCGCCGACCGGACCGATCACCGCTCTCGCCGGGCCGACTGGGGAGAGCGGCTTGGCAGGCACCAGTTACGCGGCGCCCTACGTCTCAGGCACGGCGGCACTGATCCGGTCTCGGTTCCCCGACCTGACCGCCGCCGAGGTGATCCACCGGATCGTCGCGACAGCTCACGGCGGCGGTGCGGACACCGCCGTCGGACGCGGTGTGATCGATCCGGTGGCCGCCCTGACTGCGCAGTCGCCCCCTGCTCGACCGTCGTCGACGTCCCGCCGGATCGCCGCGCCCGCCCCGGTCGAAGACGGCGACAGCGGCCTGAGACGGGTGGCCCTGACAGCCGGGCTGGCCGCGGCCACCGTGGCCCTCAGCGTGATGCTGCGTCCAGCGCGGCGACACGCCCGAACACCATCGCGGGACCGATAG
- the eccD gene encoding type VII secretion integral membrane protein EccD — protein MTVVTGLVRISVVGGRTQVDLAVPSSMPLASLMPDVLMLLHVDDPPAEAPGTGTACWTLARIGGAVLNPSESLRDSGVHDGEILMLTDDPPGGARPVTDDVVAGVAALISDERPPWTAGSARWTAYAVAVIAACGAAAAGSVAALRGDTSTPLLIASVATAFLLVAALTGDRLGTDPRTSATFSLAACLLAASAGAAVGTTGGSRVAAAGLAAATVAVIGCRGTGSLLAAHTAIATAGLSTAAVGALFAAWAAPVSSIAAVGAALGVTTVMIAGRIAIAAAHLPLPPVPSSPPPIGDPAEERSAVDGVEALGPDRSDPLGAIADIALGDLDSLAARAAAASSYLTGIIAGATLTTVGCTLVAATEPSRAVFAFWAVITLVLAARGRVHSDHTQSATLIGGAAACAIGVPLVQTLLTGDAASAVTAMLAALGVGIVALVAGTVAANREFTPLQVRVAEIGQYLVLALVLPILLWVLDAYRLIREL, from the coding sequence ATGACCGTTGTGACTGGACTGGTGCGGATTTCAGTGGTCGGGGGACGCACTCAGGTGGACCTCGCGGTTCCGTCGAGCATGCCGTTGGCATCGTTGATGCCGGACGTCCTCATGCTCCTGCACGTCGACGACCCACCCGCGGAGGCCCCCGGAACAGGCACCGCGTGTTGGACGTTGGCCCGCATCGGCGGCGCGGTGTTGAATCCGTCGGAGTCGTTGCGCGACAGCGGCGTCCACGACGGCGAGATACTGATGTTGACCGACGATCCGCCTGGCGGGGCGCGCCCGGTGACCGACGATGTCGTGGCGGGCGTCGCCGCATTGATCAGCGACGAAAGGCCCCCGTGGACTGCGGGTTCAGCCAGGTGGACGGCATACGCCGTGGCGGTGATCGCCGCCTGCGGCGCGGCTGCGGCGGGATCGGTCGCGGCCCTCCGCGGTGACACGTCCACTCCCCTGCTGATCGCGAGCGTCGCGACCGCATTCCTGCTCGTCGCGGCGTTGACGGGCGACCGACTCGGCACGGATCCGCGCACATCTGCGACGTTCTCACTCGCAGCGTGCCTTCTGGCCGCGAGCGCGGGTGCCGCCGTCGGAACCACCGGAGGCTCCAGAGTGGCCGCTGCGGGCCTCGCCGCCGCCACGGTCGCCGTGATCGGCTGCCGCGGGACGGGCTCGCTGCTCGCAGCGCACACCGCGATCGCGACCGCGGGACTGTCGACGGCGGCCGTCGGAGCACTGTTCGCGGCGTGGGCCGCACCCGTTTCGTCGATCGCCGCCGTCGGCGCGGCACTCGGCGTCACCACCGTGATGATCGCGGGTCGCATCGCGATCGCGGCCGCGCACCTCCCGCTTCCACCGGTGCCGTCCTCACCGCCGCCGATCGGCGACCCGGCCGAGGAACGATCCGCTGTCGACGGCGTCGAGGCATTGGGCCCCGATCGGTCCGACCCGCTGGGCGCGATCGCCGACATCGCGCTGGGCGACCTCGACTCATTGGCCGCCAGGGCGGCTGCCGCGTCGTCGTACCTGACCGGAATCATCGCGGGGGCGACGCTCACCACGGTCGGGTGCACGCTTGTCGCGGCAACCGAACCGAGCCGCGCGGTGTTCGCGTTCTGGGCGGTCATCACGCTGGTCCTGGCCGCAAGGGGACGGGTGCACTCCGACCACACTCAATCCGCGACGCTGATCGGCGGCGCGGCGGCATGTGCGATCGGTGTCCCGCTGGTCCAGACCCTGCTGACCGGCGACGCGGCGTCGGCCGTCACCGCGATGCTCGCGGCACTCGGTGTCGGAATCGTGGCACTGGTGGCGGGCACGGTGGCGGCGAACCGCGAGTTCACGCCGCTGCAGGTGCGGGTCGCAGAGATCGGTCAGTACCTGGTCCTAGCGCTGGTGCTGCCGATTCTGCTGTGGGTGCTCGACGCATATCGCCTGATCCGAGAGCTGTGA